The Bacillota bacterium region CATCGTTTAACCCCGGGACCAGCGGTATCCTGATAGCTATATCGTGGCCAAGGTCGTCCAAGAGCCGCAGGTTCTCAAGGATGAGAGTGTTGGACACTCCGGTGTACCGCTGGTGCCTGTCATCATCCATAACCTTGAGGTCAAATAGGAAAAGGTCCACGTAGTCACAAACGGATAGCAGGGTCTCCCTGCGGGCGTAGCCACAGGTGTCTAAAGCAGTGTGGATCCTCAAGGCCTTGCAGCCAGTGAGGGCCTCCTTCAGAAACACCGGCTGCATCAGTGGCTCGCCTCCAGAGAATGTCACACCGCCCCCGGATTCGTCGTAGAAGATGGTGTCCCTCTTGATCTCCGCCAGCACTTCGGAGACGGTGATTGTCCTCCCGGCACACCCGCGGGCTCCGGTACGGCAGGCGCGAGCACATGCCCCGCACACCACACACCTGTCCCGGATGGTATGGTACGTCCCAGGAGAGATGGCCTGGTGCGGGCAGGCCTCGAGACACCGCCCGCACCTTTGGCATTTACCCTCGAAGAATACAACTTCCCTGGTAGTATCCTGCCCTTCAGGATTGTGGCACCACCAGCAGGTTAAGGGACATCCCTTCAGGAACACCACCGTGCGGATGCCCGGGCCATCGTGTATGGAATACCTCATGATATTGAATATCGTCCCTGTGCTCAGATCGGATCACCTCAACTGCCGCCCGGTCTTGCCGGCCCAGCCTTTCTTTCGTTTCCAAGCAGGCACACAGCCTGCGCATAACCCGCCTCACACGTGTGACTGCAATACTCGTGCCATGAATTCCCCTCACCTTGGAGCCGGGCTTCGGGGAATTCCCGAGTTAAAGCCTGCTCCAGGCATTCCTTCTAGCTGGGGATCAGGCCAATCTCCAGCCGTAATTCCCGAAGTGAGAAATCTTTCGCCACCGGCGAGGAATCTCCCTGTCTAGCCTAGTGGTTTCCTTGCCAGGAGCCGGGAACACCGGGTGCTCGCATCGCCCACGCATTCCACCCCTGCCTGGACACCTCCACCGGATCCTGCAACGCGGGATTTCTCATCTTGCGAAACTGCTCCTGTTTCGCGGGAGCCTGGTACTTGGTAGACCGGTTCCGCCTTGCGCCAGGCACGAGATGGATTCTGCCCATCTAACCGAATCCCTGGACCAAGTTCACACTTCCGTGCGGGGGGGCCGAATGCGTACGGTTCTGAAGAATGGCAGGGTGATCAACCCGTCATCAGGCCTGGATGAAGTGCTGGACTGGCCGTAGAGGGAAACTGCGTTGCGGAACTGGGAGAGGGGCTGGCCGGGCACACCGATGTGGACGTCTCTGGGCTCTGCGTAACCCCGGGATTCATCGACGTTCACACCCACGAGGACGAACCCTACGGTGCTGGCATCCACCCTCATATTCAGTGGCATCCACAGGGAAAAGCCCGGCGTCTTGGCTATTTCCGGCCTGGAAGGGCTTAGGGAACACAAGATGAGCTTCTCATATGTGGTGGGCTCAATCCAGGGTTCCGGCACGCCGCATTGTACATCCTTTACGGAGTGGCGGCGGTGGATGCGCCCCCTGGAGACACCTTTATGGAACTCGGGACGTCTCTTGGCCAGCGCTATGTGCACTGGGCACCATGTGCCCAGGCCCACCACCCTTTGCACAGATCCAGCATCTTGGGGGCTGTAACCGGGCCGGGATCAAGGATCCCTGAAACCGCCCGGATCCTTATAAGCACCATTTCCCCTTCGCAAATCCCACTGGCAGGATGCCAAACAAGGAGCCCTGTTCTTGGAGCCCAGGCCTAACCAGCATGGAAAGCCTAGGAGGATTAGCAGGGGTAACGGTGAATCCCTCACTAAATCTTCTGAAGGGGGGGGTAGTAAGTGAAACCGCGAGTCCTTCTTCTGGGCATCATCGCAGTGCTGTTTGCGACAGTATTGTTTCCACCGGTTTTTGGCCTGTTCAACCGGGTGGAACCCTGGATCCTGGGAATGCCTTTCCTTCAGTTCTGGCTCCTGGTAGTGACCTTCGGCTCGTGCATTGCCCTGACCATTCTGTGGAGGAGCGAAGAAGGGAGGTAGAAGAGATGCCAAGCCAATCAGTCTTAGCTATGGCAATAGTAGCTGTCTACCTGGTTAGCGTAGGACTTATTGCCAGGCGTTTCGGCAAGCTCCATGATCAGAGCGTAGCAGAATTCGCTGTGGCTAGTCGATCCTTCAAGTGGTACATGGTTATGTTTACAGTTCTGGCCACGTGGATTGTCGGAGCCACCTATACAGCTTGGGTCGGCATGAGTATTGTGGATGGCATGCTTGCTCAATACGCGGCATTGTATGGCCTCGGTGGACTCGTGGTCTACTACCTGATCGCTCCCAGGATATGGTCATGGGGGAAGGCTCATAACCTGTACAACCTGCCAGACTTCATTGAGCTCAGGTACGGCAGCAAGGGTCTGGCCATCTTCATTGCCATCGCCGGTATCCTTCTAAACTTCCCGTGGCACATCATCGCCTTTAAGACCTTCGGGTACGTGGCCAGCGCTCTAACCGGGGGCGCCGTACCATTCAACCTGGGGATGACGATCGTGGTGCTCCTCATAGCGGGATATGTGATGTGGGGAGGACAACGTACAGTAGTCATCCTGGACTTCTACCAGGGGATAATCTCGGTCGTTGTGGTGCTCGCCGGCATAGTGTTCGTAACCTACTCCCTCTTCGGAGGATTTGGGCCACTCCTCTCCCGCCTTGCCAGCGAGAAACCCGAGCTGCTAACGATAGCGGATAAACCCTACTGGACGTGCATCATCCTTGGTGGTATCATAGGTTCCTATTGCTGGTTGGAGATCTTCAACCGCATATTTGTAGCCGAAAGCGTTTCTGAGGTTCGGAAGGTAATTGTGGGGGCACCCTTCCTCATGGTTCTCATCTTCGTGATGCTGGTCATCATGAGCATGGGCGGGAGCCTGATAGCGGAAGTGGCGGCGGACCCTGAGGCTGGCTTTCTCACCATGTTTACCATGGCCGGCGGCCCATTGCTCCTGGCCTTTGCCGCGATTGTGATAGTGGCAGCCGAGATGTCATCCATCGACTCCCAGCTGGCAACC contains the following coding sequences:
- a CDS encoding sodium:solute symporter family protein, with the protein product MPSQSVLAMAIVAVYLVSVGLIARRFGKLHDQSVAEFAVASRSFKWYMVMFTVLATWIVGATYTAWVGMSIVDGMLAQYAALYGLGGLVVYYLIAPRIWSWGKAHNLYNLPDFIELRYGSKGLAIFIAIAGILLNFPWHIIAFKTFGYVASALTGGAVPFNLGMTIVVLLIAGYVMWGGQRTVVILDFYQGIISVVVVLAGIVFVTYSLFGGFGPLLSRLASEKPELLTIADKPYWTCIILGGIIGSYCWLEIFNRIFVAESVSEVRKVIVGAPFLMVLIFVMLVIMSMGGSLIAEVAADPEAGFLTMFTMAGGPLLLAFAAIVIVAAEMSSIDSQLATNSVVVANNIIKPFKPGLTDRQILTICRISALVFVLSALVVAMMELPMLVSIAIFTYENLVNLFPTIILGALWTRGNKTAAVAGLSVGIPVTLYFTWNATLSQALFGSWTPGIIGFTLNTLIYVIISLASRPQPSTTELFQELES
- a CDS encoding glycyl-radical enzyme activating protein, whose translation is MRYSIHDGPGIRTVVFLKGCPLTCWWCHNPEGQDTTREVVFFEGKCQRCGRCLEACPHQAISPGTYHTIRDRCVVCGACARACRTGARGCAGRTITVSEVLAEIKRDTIFYDESGGGVTFSGGEPLMQPVFLKEALTGCKALRIHTALDTCGYARRETLLSVCDYVDLFLFDLKVMDDDRHQRYTGVSNTLILENLRLLDDLGHDIAIRIPLVPGLNDDEENLRKTAEFVFSLKRVPCVHLLPYHEIGVDKHARLSKTYLVDAKPPGESQVEASRGVLADYGLVCHIGG
- a CDS encoding DUF3311 domain-containing protein — encoded protein: MKPRVLLLGIIAVLFATVLFPPVFGLFNRVEPWILGMPFLQFWLLVVTFGSCIALTILWRSEEGR